The following is a genomic window from Triplophysa dalaica isolate WHDGS20190420 chromosome 22, ASM1584641v1, whole genome shotgun sequence.
ATGGTTTGTTATTTAGTACACTAAACATAGTCAAAATAATTTTCGGTGGTATTAGACGGCATGAGACAGATTTATCGAATTTTACCCAGAATATTTCTTTGAAATGTCAGTGTTTCTGAACACACTGTTGAGCTACAAGCGCACACGGCAATAATGATGGTATGGCATGATAATGTAGGCTAACGTGAGCATGTGCACAGACATACAGGCTCGGACACAAGtcatttaagtctggtgaccgTCCCTCAGGCCACATCCAAAACCCCAGCGGCCACCAGCTGACGCGAGAGCCAGTCCAGCCCCTCGTGCAGACCCGTGCCGCTGCGGGCGTCGCAGCCCTGGATGTGCCAGCTGCGGCCGCAGCACAGTTTGTGTAAACTCAGCAGTTCAGTCATCTCCTCAATGGACACGGCGCCGGGGACGTCCTACAGAGAACCAAATCACATAAGATTACAGCATTTCTACAGCTAGTGAATCCTAAACACCCAAATAACCGGTTCAGTTGATTTCATTCACTGGTAATCGATGCGTTTTACAAGGAAAACTGGAACGCGAGGaggcaaaagaaaataaaaaaatacaaagaacgATCATCAAATACAGACTTTAAATGACAAACTACATCTAAGAAACATGAATTTCTCTAACGTCCTCCGGGAAAACTAGTCTCATTCAAAAAGAGCTTTAGTAGCAAGTGAACCAAATGTCCATAAGCAAAATTGTATCCTTATAGTTTACTTGTGAAATCATCTGTATTAACTCCTTTTGAATGGAGTCAATATTATGAGCGTATTTATACATATCTCTTTCAAAAAAGGATGTCACAATCATTTTCAGATCTCTTTCTCTTACCTGTTTGTTGGCGAAGATGAGCAGCAGGGCATCTCTGAGCTCTTTCTCTGTCAGCAGTTTGGCCAGCTCACTGTGAGACTCCATCAGTCGATCTCTGtgacagctgtcaatcacaAACACCACCGCTACGAGACAACAGAAGACGCTGATGAGGTGTGTTTACTGTACAAAATTTTCCCATAAATGGAATACCCAGATGACCAGCAACACTTGCGGAATTGTGTACAGCACACTGTGGGGAGaactgtatcccacaatgcactttaCCTCACCttcatcttaaagggacagttcacccaaaaatgaaaattctgtcaccattgactaccatagtaggaaaaatgagtGACGCATAACTGATTGCTTTcctacagtcttcaaaatatatttttttgtgttcaatagaacaaagaaatgtataaactaaatctttcctactatggtagtcaatggggtccaagaactgtttggttacaagcattcttccaaatatcttcctttgtgttcatcagaacaaatacatttacacagatgTGGAAttcgagggcgagtaaatgaagaaagaattcatttttgggtgaactgtccctttaacaccgtgtctacaccggatgcgacCTGTGCTATGCGAAAcaacaaaatactttagaaaCGCAATAGAgcccattataattttaaatcttCTCCACACAGGATGCATCGCGCCTGTCGCGTCGGGTGTAGACATGTAAGTGTGATATTTAAAAAGGAATAATTGTAAATCAGGATTTGACTTGACTCATGTGATTGCTGTGGTACCTTGTGTGTTAAGATAGTAATGTTTCCACAGCGGTCGGAGTTTATGCTTGCCGCCCACATCCCAAATAGTGAACTTCAGATTTTTGTACTCGACGGTTTCAACATTGaaacctaaaacaaacaaaaagtccttttcatgtatacatttttttggcacCACACAAGGACTAATAAATGATCTATGCAGTTTCCTTAGTATGCTTTTATATCTATGTGGATACCTATGGTCGGTATGGGCTGCATGAACTCATCTTGCTTCAGTTTAAAGAGAATAGTAGTTTTGCCTGCTCCATCTAAGCCCAGAGTCACCACCCGGATCTCCATCTTTGGACCGATGTGAACCCGGTTGTCCTATAAGAAAGATAGATTGTTCAGTTCAACATCAAAAGCACACATAAACTATGACAATGCTTAAAAGAGGATGAATGTAGAAATGCAACTTTGCTATTCTGCATTTTGGCATGGTGACCGTCtaaaagtgaaattaaaattctgtcatcatttactcaccctctggtcatttcaaacctttatgccTTTCTTTTATGatacaagagaagatattttgaagaaagttggtaaccgaacatctCTGCagccaattcacttctattgtatggacacataaccaatgcaagtgaataggggccagttaacaacattcttccaaatatcttctcttgtgttctgcaggtgaaagagtcaaacaggtttgaaatgtcaagagggtgagtaaatgatgacagaacttttatttttggatgaactatcacttaaaatTGCACAGCAATGCCACCAAACATAACTTACATATTTTTCCCTTCACAATATATCTTTTCCAGCTCTGACCTAGAAAAGTACCAACCTTTTGAATGTGCGAATGTGAATGAGTTCGGTAAAGATTTTTTCGtcttatgttttatgtattgtatattttctgtatatatttGGCATATGTATTCTATATAGTTatgtaaaatactgtatattaagagtttatttgcaaaaactaatttttgtttttattttcaaagatcatgttttattatgttataatgtttttattgtgtttgttagctttttttgttattacttaatcaaaacaaaccaactgcagttttatttttggacatttttaaaactgagtaatctgtttttgcaaattaactctttggtttaaaacttgttttttgtattgctttaaaattattttatgtctcCTTATGTTAGATTTTTAATAGGAAAGCAGTAAAAACATCtctaataataaacattataactataattaaaaataattataagattaactgtgattgttttatatgtgtttattaatatcattattatttatttatttatgtatttttgttatattatcaTCTTTAgtctgtttgttattttattttttaaagttgacCCTACAGGTTGTTAGAAATCTTGTTGACCATTTAGACCCTTCCTACTTAGTAACCTAAAGTACCTTTGTGAAAGTAACAGGGATGCCTGCATCCAGTTGAATGTGATCGGCTAGTTCTGTAAACTGCTGCTGCTGTTTCTGCAACGTCTCTATGAGTCTGTTGATCTCCAGCTTCGACAAAACCACCCTGCAATCATCCTAAAGAAGAAAAGAACAAATCAAACTGATGCACTGCTTATGATGCAACTGTAGGAAAATTCATACATGTATATTTTTGAaggggtgatttttttttctagttttacacaaatggaATATAAATCATAGGGGTGACTTTTTAACTAAAAAATTTAAGTATAAACAAAGATAAATATACAAgtgcaaatatttcctaaatatatatacaaatgtatgcgtttataaatacaaaattaataagcacagtgcacagacatatattatgtaaacttttattttgaaatcaatTAAATTTTGATCAGCCCTATACATAACAATCTTATTGCTTAAAGGGTTTATACgacacagctaaaataaatattatagtttgttttagatgtaatgcaatgtttgtgcacgatttaaggtaaaaaagctgtattttcaacataccgcgcaaagctcattgctcagaaaagtgaggtgtgctatgattggccagttaaccagtgcgtagtgatacTGCAAGAGTGTGACGGAAATTAAACGCCTCTTACCACATTTGGATATATCAGGTTCTAatgcaattgtactgacaggtacacccaccttacttccATCTACATTTGGGTTGTCTTTATCAAATCACACCAACGccctgacgtagatttgtgagggtgtggttacacaagatgtttcaggcaggtctgagtgAGCATCGCTTTAAGAAaggcatcttttgttccgacactttcatttttttcaattcacGTGTCTTATAAATGCATAAGCaaattataacacaccaaaaacacagaaaaacatgtgttcgtgccatatgacccctttaatcaTTGCTTGGCCACGTTAAGGTACTTCTGTACTTTCATGATGCGACATCCATGCCTCTAGGGATCAGTATAAATCAAAGGTAACAGACACATCAACGCAACCTTAATAACTGagaacatttctgcatttacCTGTTGTAATGTTTTCTCACAGTGCAGACAGGCGGTGGACACCTGCGACAGTAAGATGGTCATGTCCTCCTGCTGTTGTCGAAGCCAGATTAACCTCTCTCGAACGTGGGCGTCCACAACACTCAGGGCCATTTCCTCTTGACGGCACAGCGTCTCATGCAGATCGGCAAAGTAAGCACGAACGCACGATCTCGCACTCTCCGCTGTTCCTGGAACCTGAGTGGAAACCCAGAAAACGTGGGCTCGATGGAAACAAGGAGAGAAACGCATTGTGTGATTcctgacacaaaaacaaaattgtgcTCGTACATGTTCGGTGTGGGCCATGCCCATGCTGTCTTCCACGATCTGCTCTCCTCCTTCGATCTGCTGCACAATGCCCACCAGCTTCCTGGAGTACTCTGACACTTCCTCTGTGAATGTCCGGATGCAGTGTGCCATGTCCAGGATGGAGGCTCTGATCTGAGTGGCTTCGGCCTCCAGAACAGTGTGCTTTAAATAGAAGCATTAAAAAATCAATCAATGTTCCAGTAAACGCGCAAGATGTTTACTATGTTTTCTACCTTATGCCCTTGATGTTTTCCATACTCTTTACACACGCAGCACATGAGCGGCCCAGGCAGGCATCCGTCCTCCAGACACACAAACTCGATGGCGTGCACCTGGTGCTGCGGGCAGAGCATCTTCTCGTGGGGCTTGTCTGCCAAGGGCACGCGGCGGTGCTTGGCCAGCGTACGGGTGGAGTGGGTGAGCTGAGAGCACTCGGCACACAGGTGCGTGGCACACACTGTGCAATACACGGAGGCCGTATGATTCTCATCTTCATCACAACGGATTATGCACTAATGGAGATAAAAAGACATTGAATGAATTCTAACAAGCGCAGCTTGAATACAGTTTGAATGTTGGTAAAAGAAAACACACTCTAACCTCTCCCATATCCCGCAGGACGTCCTCGGACATGCCCGACTGATTGGTGGCCCCGTTTTGTAGCCGTTCGAGCAACTCAAGCAGAGCGAAGTTCTTCTTCAGGCCCCAAACTCCTGAGTCCCCTGTAAGAGAAATGcgaaaaaaacagcaaatgtaatatcagtttaatatagtttgaaatcagatttttttataaacttcaAAAGACGTTTTGGCATGTTTGACAGGTAGATAATTCTGTAGTCTTGCTCCTGAGAGTCAACTAGAATGCTGGACAGGTGTTGTTTCACTAGTTTAGACCCAATATGCAAAGCACTCAAAGTGATGCAATGGCCGAAGACAACTATCTGAAAGTGTACAAAATACCTCTGACCTCACCCATGAGGAAGCAAATGTTTATACTTCTAAAGAttgaaatgtgaatattttccCGCACaagtctgtgtgcgtgtgtgtgtgtgcgcgtgtgtgttggtgtgtgtgcgcgtgtgtgtgcgcgtgtcttggtgtgtgcgtgttggtgtgtgtgtgtgtgtgtgtgtgtgcgtgttggtgtgtgtgtgcgtgtgtgttggtGCATGCGTtcgtgtgtgttggtgtgtgcgtgcgtgtgttggtgcgtgcgtgcgtgtgttggtgcgtgcgtgcgtgtgttggtgcgtgcgtgcgtgtgttggtgcgtgcgtgtgtgtgtgttggtttgtGCGTGCGtcggtgtgtgtgcgtgtgttggtgtgtgcgtgcgtgcgttggtgtgtgcgtgcgtgtgtgcgtgtgttggtGTGTTCGTGCGTGTGttggtgtgtgcgtgcgtgtgttggtgtgtgcgtgcgtgtgttggtgtgtgcgtgcgtgcgtgtgtgcgtgcgtgcgtgtgcattttggtgtgtgtgtgtgtgtgtgtagagttcatttgcaaaaaccaaaacaaattttggatattttataaatgattgtGCATTTGAATTATTCATGTGATTAatccaaatattttaaacaattgaCAAATGGTAATAATACTATGTTATGTACTGTTAAACAATAAAAccacaacatttcattttcatcctgttttatatcatttctgtcttttctctATTAATCGTAGAATGTTCTTTCTGTAAAGCTGATGTGCAGAAATTGCAAAAAGCTCTATAGAAATCaatcaaatatgaaaatatgactcGTATCATAACAAAGAACAGAAAGGTAGTGTCGAACTCACCCAGCTCAGTGACCTGTCTGTCAAACGGACAGCGCACCGCCCGGCCATGAAGCGGCAGGCGGGTCAAGCAGTCATGACACACGGTGTGTCCGCACAGCAGCAGCCGCGGAACTTTATCACCTTGCAGTGAAAACACATCTTCACAGACGCCGCACTCCAACACCtcataaataacacacatacacgtaaAATGAATCATTGTGTTGCAAGTTATTTCCTTATTTCAAGTACAATGACATGAcatctatacattttaaaatgttactcTAGCTTAACTGGTAGGTTTCAAAAGTTTACAAAACTGTGCTCTTTGATTACATATAACGGTTTATTTATTAATGGTCTTAAATATGCATCATAGCTGACACATATGAACAGTGTACAGTTAGTTTTGTAAACTGTGGGAACGAATAAAATACTGCGGCCACAGATTTGcgggtcttgtttgttttttgtccGACGGGGGACCAGACGGGCATCGCGTTAGCATCACTAGTGATGGGTCTTATCTCAATACacattcttataaataaatataaatttatagaTGAAAGCAATGTCAATCAAATGTGATTTTATCTCATATCGTTTGCATAAAGAAAAACGATACCTCCCAAAACAGCTTATTTGACATGATGCCTAGGTAGGGAACTGAACACAACCCCTCTATCAGTAACCGTTAGCTTATCAGCTCTGCTATCCCCTTCAGTTTCACCTGCTCAAAACTGTACACTTATTCATATACAATTACTTGTTTATGAAAGTGTCAAAAGCTTTAAACAAGTGTGTCCGTGTGTTAATACAGAGAGCGCGATGCTAGTTTTGAATACCGCTATCATTAGCGTGCTAGCGCCCCGCTGCATCTGCTGCTGGAAGCAACCTGTGCAAACCAACAAAACATCCGTCTGATATTTTTAACAAACCAACCCGTTAGTTTAGATAATAATCACGACAAGTGCATCATACCTTTACCGCATTAGCGGTGGTACCGCGGCCATGTCTGACGCACGTCTCCATCGATGCAGCGGCCGCCTGTTTATTTACACCCACAGCGGCGGCCATCCTCAGACTGAACCATTTGTTGACACATCAGTGTGAATAGACATCATGCTTTTGCTAGTTTTCGGTGATTATTTT
Proteins encoded in this region:
- the trim23 gene encoding E3 ubiquitin-protein ligase TRIM23 isoform X2, coding for MKMRIIRPPCIAQCVPRTCVPSALSSPTPPVRWPSTFVCLEDGCLPGPLMCCVCKEYGKHQGHKHTVLEAEATQIRASILDMAHCIRTFTEEVSEYSRKLVGIVQQIEGGEQIVEDSMGMAHTEHVPGTAESARSCVRAYFADLHETLCRQEEMALSVVDAHVRERLIWLRQQQEDMTILLSQVSTACLHCEKTLQQDDCRVVLSKLEINRLIETLQKQQQQFTELADHIQLDAGIPVTFTKDNRVHIGPKMEIRVVTLGLDGAGKTTILFKLKQDEFMQPIPTIGFNVETVEYKNLKFTIWDVGGKHKLRPLWKHYYLNTQAVVFVIDSCHRDRLMESHSELAKLLTEKELRDALLLIFANKQDVPGAVSIEEMTELLSLHKLCCGRSWHIQGCDARSGTGLHEGLDWLSRQLVAAGVLDVA
- the trim23 gene encoding E3 ubiquitin-protein ligase TRIM23 isoform X1 encodes the protein MAAAVGVNKQAAAASMETCVRHGRGTTANAVKVLECGVCEDVFSLQGDKVPRLLLCGHTVCHDCLTRLPLHGRAVRCPFDRQVTELGDSGVWGLKKNFALLELLERLQNGATNQSGMSEDVLRDMGECIIRCDEDENHTASVYCTVCATHLCAECSQLTHSTRTLAKHRRVPLADKPHEKMLCPQHQVHAIEFVCLEDGCLPGPLMCCVCKEYGKHQGHKHTVLEAEATQIRASILDMAHCIRTFTEEVSEYSRKLVGIVQQIEGGEQIVEDSMGMAHTEHVPGTAESARSCVRAYFADLHETLCRQEEMALSVVDAHVRERLIWLRQQQEDMTILLSQVSTACLHCEKTLQQDDCRVVLSKLEINRLIETLQKQQQQFTELADHIQLDAGIPVTFTKDNRVHIGPKMEIRVVTLGLDGAGKTTILFKLKQDEFMQPIPTIGFNVETVEYKNLKFTIWDVGGKHKLRPLWKHYYLNTQAVVFVIDSCHRDRLMESHSELAKLLTEKELRDALLLIFANKQDVPGAVSIEEMTELLSLHKLCCGRSWHIQGCDARSGTGLHEGLDWLSRQLVAAGVLDVA